A stretch of Gossypium hirsutum isolate 1008001.06 chromosome A06, Gossypium_hirsutum_v2.1, whole genome shotgun sequence DNA encodes these proteins:
- the LOC107962887 gene encoding ER membrane protein complex subunit 1 gives MAIRSFFLFILFFSSSLSPVFSLYEDQVGLMDWHQQYIGKVKQAVFSSQRAGRKRVVVSTEENVIASLDLRHGEIFWRHLLGADDVIDGIDIGLGKYVITLSSGGSILRSWNLPDGQMVWESSLQGPKHSKSFLLVPTNLKFDKDNVLVVFSNGRLHAISCIDGEVLWKKDFEAESFEVQQVILPPGSDLIHVVGFAALSQFEMYQINAKNGELLKHESAFFSSGFSGQVSLVSTETVVALDSTGSILLTISFQDGKISSQQTPISNLVEDSLGPAVIIPSSVSGIFAIKTDAVTIFIRVIGKGNLEVVEKTTHEIAVSDALSISEDQQAFALIQHASSEIHLTVKLAHDWDGNLLKESVKMDRQRGLVHKVFINNYIRTDRSYGFRVLIVMEDHSLLLLQQGEIVWSREDGLASIIDVTTSELPVERDGVSVAKVEHNLFEWLKGHMLKLKGTLMLASPEDMAAIQSMRLKSSEKSKMTRDHNGFRKLLIVLTRAGKLFALHTGDGRIVWSYLLRSLHKSEACQSPIGLNLYQWQVPHHHAMDENPSVLVVSRCGPSSDTSGVLSFVDTYTGKELSSLSLDHAVVQVIPLPYTDSTEQRLHLLIDADKHAHLYPKTSGALSIFKREFSNIYWYSVEDQNGIIKGHALKCKCTGEVADEFCFDTRDLWSVVFPSESEKTIATVTRKLNEVVHTQAKVVADQDVMYKYISRNLLFVATVAPKGSGEIGSVTPEESWLVAYLIDTVTGRILHRVTHHGSQGPVHAVFSENWVVYHYFNLRAHRYEMSVIEIYDQSRADNKDVWKLVLGKHNLTSPISLFSRPEVITKSQSYFFTHSLKAIAVTSTAKGITSKQLLLGTIGDQVLSLDKRFLDPRRTVNPTQLEKEEGIIPLTESLPIIPQSYVTHALRVEGLRGIITVPAKLESTTLVFAHGVDLFFTQLAPSRTYDSLTEDFSYALLLITIVALVAAIFVTWRLSERKELQEKWR, from the exons ATGGCGATTAggtctttttttctctttattttattcttctcCTCTTCTCTAAGTCCGGTCTTTTCTCTTTATGAAGATCAAGTAGGCCTCATGGATTG GCATCAACAATACATCGGCAAAGTGAAGCAAGCAGTGTTCTCCTCTCAAAGAGCTGGTCGAAAACGAGTCGTAGTTTCCACCGAAGAGAATGTTATTGCTTCACTTGATCTCCGCCACGGCGAGATTT TTTGGAGACATTTGCTTGGGGCTGATGATGTTATCGATGGAATTGATATCGGTCTTGGCAAAT ATGTCATTACCCTTTCATCGGGAGGAAGTATTCTAAGATCATGGAACCTTCCTGATGGGCAGATGGTGTGGGAATCTTCACTTCAGGGTCCAAAGCACTCAAAATCATTCTTATTAGTGCCG ACAAACTTGAAATTTGATAAGGATAATGTACTTGTCGTTTTTAGCAATGGCCGTCTCCATGCTATATCTTGTATAGATGGTGAGGTTCTTTGGAAGAAGGATTTTGAAGCAGAAAG CTTTGAGGTTCAGCAGGTAATTCTGCCTCCCGGCAGTGATTTAATACATGTTGTAGGGTTTGCTGCTTTGTCCCAGTTTGAGATGTACCAAATCAATGCTAAGAATGGAGAGTTGTTGAAGCATGAAAGTGCATTTTTTTCTAGTGGGTTTTCGGGACAAGTTTCACTAGTTTCCACTGAGACAGTTGTGGCTCTTGATTCCACAGGGTCAATTTTGCTCACAATAAGTTTTCAAGATGGAAAAATTAGTTCTCAACAGACACCCATTTCAAATCTTGTCGAGGATTCTTTAGGACCGGCAGTAATAATACCTTCATCAGTCTCAGGAATATTTGCGATTAAAACAGATGCAGTTACTATATTTATTAGAGTGATAGGTAAAGGCAACTTAGAAGTCGTGGAAAAAACGACTCATGAAATAGCTGTTAGTGATGCTCTCTCAATCTCCGAGGATCAACAAGCATTTGCATTGATTCAGCATGCAAGCAGTGAGATTCATCTCACAGTGAAACTTGCACATGATTGGGATGGTAATTTGCTTAAAGAAAGCGTTAAGATGGACCGGCAAAGAGGGCTTGTCCACAAggttttcataaataattatatccGAACTGATAGGTCTTATGGATTTCGGGTTTTGATTGTGATGGAAGACCATTCATTGTTGTTATTACAACAAGGTGAGATTGTCTGGAGCAGGGAAGATGGTCTGGCATCAATTATTGATGTAACAACTTCAGAACTTCCCGTGGAAAGGGATGGTGTATCTGTTGCAAAAGTGGAGCACAACCTCTTTGAATGGCTTAAG GGACATATGTTGAAGCTGAAGGGAACACTAATGCTTGCAAGCCCTGAGGATATGGCAGCCATACAAAGTATGAGACTAAAAAGTTCTGAAAAGAGCAAAATGACCCGAGACCACAATGGCTTCCGGAAGCTGCTCATAGTATTAACAAGGGCAGGGAAACTTTTTGCGTTGCATACTGGAGATGGACGCATTGTCTGGTCTTATTTGCTACGGTCTCTACACAAATCAGAGGCATGTCAATCTCCAATAGGATTAAACTTGTACCAGTGGCAAGTTCCTCATCATCATGCTATGGATGAAAATCCATCTGTGCTTGTAGTTAGCAGGTGTGGTCCAAGTTCAGATACATCAGGTGTACTTTCTTTTGTTGACACTTACACGGGAAAGGAGCTTAGTTCTTTAAGTCTTGATCATGCTGTTGTACAAGTTATTCCACTTCCATATACAGATTCAACAGAACAGCGACTGCATCTGCTGATCGATGCTGATAAACATGCACATCTATACCCTAAAACTTCTGGGGCTCTTAGCATCTTCAAACGTGAATTTTCAAACATATACTGGTATTCAGTGGAGGATCAAAATGGCATCATCAAGGGGCATGCTTTGAAGTGCAAGTGCACTGGCGAAGTGGCTGATGAATTCTGCTTTGACACAAGGGATTTATGGTCAGTTGTATTCCCCTCGGAATCAGAAAAGACCATTGCAACTGTCACTAGAAAATTGAATGAG GTGGTACATACTCAAGCGAAGGTTGTAGCAGACCAGGATGTCATGTACAAATACATATCAAGGAATCTACTTTTCGTGGCAACTGTTGCACCCAAAGGCAGTGGTGAAATTGGGTCTGTTACACCAGAAGAATCGTGGTTGGTTGCATATCTTATTGACACTGTAACAGGTCGTATATTGCACCGGGTTACTCATCATGGTTCGCAGGGCCCTGTTCATGCT GTTTTTAGTGAGAACTGGGTTGTCTACCACTACTTCAATCTTAGAGCGCACAGATATGAGATGTCTGTCATTGAAATTTATGACCAGTCTCGGGCT GACAACAAAGACGTTTGGAAGCTTGTTCTTGGAAAGCACAACCTTACTTCaccaatttctttattttctcgaCCTGAGGTCATAACAAAATCACAGTCCTACTTTTTTACTCATTCTTTGAAAGCTATAGCTGTGACATCTACAGCAAAGGGTATAACTTCCAAGCAGCTTCTCCTTGGTACAATTGGTGATcag GTTTTGTCACTTGATAAGCGTTTCCTGGATCCTCGTCGAACAGTTAATCCTACACAATTAGAAAAGGAAGAAGGCATTATACCACTAACAGAATCGTTGCCCATTATTCCTCAG TCCTATGTTACACATGCGCTTAGAGTGGAAGGTCTTCGAGGTATAATAACAGTGCCAGCCAAGCTGGAATCGACAACCCTCGTCTTTGCACATGGAGTTGACCTATTTTTCACGCAGCTTGCACCTTCAAGGACATATGATTCACTCACGGAAGATTTTAGTTATGCCTTGCTACTCATTACAATCGTGGCACTCGTAGCAGCCATCTTTGTAACATGGAGGTTGTCCGAGAGGAAAGAACTGCAAGAGAAATGGAGGTAA